One Deltaproteobacteria bacterium HGW-Deltaproteobacteria-4 DNA segment encodes these proteins:
- a CDS encoding hydrogenase has product MLLQLFLHLFIVILFPPLLLGVITRTKALFAGRNGPPLLQPYYDLHRLWQKGFVISRTTTWVFHAGPIVGLIVPLLAALLIPFGAIPAPFSFNGDLILFVYLFALARFFTASSALDTGSSFEGMGAAREVTFACLVEPTLLFALIVLVRLSGGFSLNQLLGSHLVTSWQSAGASLLLLVIALFVVLLVENCRIPFDDPNTHLELTMIHEVMVLDHSGPAFAMILYGASLKLLVLGALLVRLILPWDSGNPGVDAVVFMAGMLFIVVAIGVVESVMARLQLVRIPQLLIGTTLISIFALVLVLR; this is encoded by the coding sequence ATGCTCCTGCAATTATTCCTCCATCTCTTCATTGTTATCCTCTTCCCGCCGCTCCTCCTCGGCGTGATCACCAGGACCAAAGCACTCTTTGCCGGCCGGAACGGACCGCCGTTATTGCAGCCGTACTACGACCTTCACCGGCTGTGGCAGAAGGGCTTTGTCATCAGCCGCACCACCACCTGGGTCTTTCATGCCGGGCCGATTGTCGGTCTCATTGTCCCGCTGCTGGCGGCGCTGCTGATCCCCTTCGGGGCGATTCCCGCCCCCTTCTCCTTTAACGGCGACCTCATCCTCTTTGTTTACTTATTTGCCTTAGCCCGTTTCTTTACCGCCAGCTCAGCCCTTGATACCGGGTCGAGTTTTGAAGGGATGGGGGCGGCGCGGGAAGTGACCTTTGCCTGCCTGGTCGAACCGACCCTCCTCTTTGCCCTGATCGTCCTCGTCCGTCTCTCTGGCGGTTTCTCCCTGAATCAACTTCTGGGCAGCCATCTTGTCACTTCCTGGCAAAGTGCCGGGGCGTCCCTCTTGTTACTGGTGATTGCCCTTTTTGTTGTCCTTCTCGTCGAGAATTGCCGGATACCCTTTGACGATCCGAATACCCATCTGGAGTTGACAATGATTCACGAAGTCATGGTCCTCGATCACAGCGGACCGGCCTTCGCCATGATTCTTTATGGCGCCAGCCTGAAGCTGCTCGTCCTCGGCGCCCTGCTGGTGCGACTCATCCTCCCCTGGGACAGTGGCAATCCCGGCGTCGATGCTGTGGTCTTCATGGCCGGGATGCTGTTCATTGTCGTGGCGATCGGCGTCGTCGAATCGGTGATGGCACGCCTGCAACTGGTGCGCATTCCACAGTTGTTGATCGGCACCACCTTGATTTCCATCTTTGCCCTGGTTCTGGTTTTACGTTGA
- a CDS encoding hydrogenase has translation MLLFLIFFPLLFGALALFLPSERWRCRLLPLAGTLHLGGVAIIAWHPPTGNLWIGLDALSLLVLLVTSTLYFACSIYAVSYLQLRSGRGTRTIVACLLIFLSAMTLATAARHLGLLWMAVEATTIASAPLIYYNRNRLSIEATWKYLLICSVGIALALLGMLFLAYAALLGGVEVTLQFDHLLAESSALSTAWLRAGFVFLLVGFGTKMGLAPLHSWKPDAYGEAPGMIGALLAGGLTSISFLAILRAVQLMNAAGLGDLARQQLLALGVLSLLIAAIFMVRQNDVKRMLAYSSVEHMGILAIGIGIGGLATFGALLHLVNNALTKGCMFLSVGNIHRAFASKKITDIHGSMRRLPISGTIFLAGFFAVTGSPPFGPFISEFTILRGIFAGGHYWLAGAFLLLLAIVFIGMGSTVLGMVQGTPDATADSEFKDTFLLVAPPLLLLLLVLLLGLYLPPALRRLLEEAVVLLEVQ, from the coding sequence ATGCTCCTTTTTCTGATCTTCTTCCCTCTGTTGTTCGGCGCCCTGGCTCTATTTCTACCGTCAGAACGATGGCGCTGCCGGCTCCTCCCCCTGGCCGGCACCCTGCACCTCGGCGGCGTGGCGATCATCGCCTGGCATCCCCCCACCGGTAATCTCTGGATTGGTCTCGATGCCTTGTCGCTCCTTGTGCTGCTGGTGACCTCGACCCTCTACTTTGCCTGTTCGATTTATGCTGTCAGCTATCTGCAACTGCGCAGCGGTCGAGGAACCCGCACCATCGTCGCCTGCCTGCTGATCTTTCTGTCGGCCATGACCCTGGCAACGGCGGCCCGTCACCTCGGGCTCCTGTGGATGGCGGTTGAGGCGACGACGATCGCCAGCGCCCCGCTGATCTACTACAACCGCAATCGCTTATCGATCGAAGCCACCTGGAAGTATCTCCTGATCTGCTCCGTCGGCATTGCCCTCGCCCTCCTCGGCATGCTCTTTCTTGCTTATGCGGCGCTCCTTGGAGGGGTCGAGGTGACTCTGCAATTTGACCACCTCCTGGCCGAAAGCTCAGCCCTTTCGACGGCCTGGCTGCGGGCCGGCTTTGTCTTCCTCCTCGTCGGATTCGGCACCAAGATGGGACTGGCGCCGCTGCACAGCTGGAAACCGGACGCATACGGCGAAGCGCCGGGGATGATCGGCGCTCTCCTTGCCGGCGGGTTGACGAGCATCTCCTTCCTCGCCATCCTGCGCGCCGTACAGCTGATGAATGCTGCCGGTCTCGGAGACCTGGCCCGGCAGCAACTCCTCGCCCTCGGCGTCCTCTCTCTCCTCATCGCCGCCATCTTCATGGTGCGCCAGAACGATGTAAAGCGGATGCTCGCTTATTCGAGTGTCGAGCATATGGGGATCCTTGCCATAGGCATCGGCATCGGCGGCCTCGCCACCTTCGGCGCCCTGCTGCATCTGGTCAACAATGCCCTGACCAAGGGGTGCATGTTCCTTTCGGTCGGCAACATCCATCGCGCCTTTGCCAGCAAAAAGATCACCGATATTCACGGCTCCATGCGGCGTCTGCCGATCTCGGGGACGATCTTTCTCGCCGGATTTTTTGCAGTCACCGGCTCTCCTCCCTTCGGGCCGTTTATCAGTGAGTTTACAATACTGCGTGGCATCTTTGCCGGCGGTCACTACTGGCTGGCCGGAGCCTTCCTCCTCCTTTTGGCGATCGTCTTTATCGGTATGGGATCGACAGTGCTGGGGATGGTGCAGGGGACGCCGGACGCCACCGCCGACTCGGAATTCAAGGATACTTTTCTGCTGGTGGCGCCCCCTCTCCTCCTGCTCCTCCTGGTTCTGCTGCTCGGACTTTATCTCCCGCCGGCGCTGCGCCGTTTACTGGAAGAGGCTGTCGTCCTGTTGGAGGTGCAATGA
- a CDS encoding hydrogenase, whose translation MIELSNLILLLVVLINFYTLGTSRLVACIRAVALQGGLLALLPLVAHGLSLHTLILAFWALLIKAILIPNLLTRTIREVRIRREMEPLIGFIPTLALGALVTSGAFIFANYLPLIAAHRGSLFIPTALATFFSGFLLLMTRRKAITQVVGYLILENGIFIFGILLSEAMPLMVEAGVLLDMLVGIFVMGIVINQINREFSTVNTERLSALKE comes from the coding sequence ATGATCGAATTGAGTAACCTTATCCTGCTGCTGGTGGTGCTGATCAACTTCTATACCCTCGGCACCTCGCGCCTGGTCGCCTGTATTCGCGCTGTCGCCCTTCAGGGCGGACTGCTGGCCCTGCTGCCCTTGGTGGCGCACGGGCTTTCCCTGCACACCCTGATCCTCGCTTTCTGGGCACTATTGATCAAGGCGATCCTGATTCCCAATCTTCTCACCCGCACCATCCGGGAAGTGCGCATCCGCCGCGAGATGGAACCTCTGATCGGTTTTATCCCAACCCTCGCCCTTGGTGCCCTGGTCACTTCCGGCGCTTTCATCTTTGCCAATTACCTACCGTTGATTGCCGCACACCGCGGCAGTCTCTTTATCCCGACAGCATTAGCGACCTTCTTCAGCGGTTTTCTTCTGCTCATGACCCGACGGAAAGCGATCACCCAGGTCGTCGGTTACCTTATCCTTGAAAACGGCATCTTCATCTTCGGCATCCTCCTTTCTGAAGCGATGCCGTTGATGGTCGAGGCCGGGGTCCTCCTCGACATGCTGGTCGGAATCTTTGTCATGGGGATCGTCATCAATCAGATCAATCGCGAATTCTCGACGGTGAATACTGAACGTCTTTCGGCGTTAAAGGAATAG